ctccacataactggattaaaaaagtaaaaaaaaaaagaaacctgtaatttgcagcTTCAATACTGTTAGAggtgctattatagaaaattcatcaacaccttctgaccaatcagaattcagaatcTAGAACAACACTTAGGTATTTAAAATGTACCAgataaaaaagcatttcatttttaaaattacttagTGAACATTTCATCAGAGTGCTAAACCACGattgataaataaatgcataaatgttttcacacagaTGCAGTTGGACCGGATAAATGCTGTTTCAGTTACCAGACACATCGAATCCCTGTAAAAGTCATTACAGGATATAAAGAAACAGACCAGCGTTGTACAAAACCCGGAGTCATGTAAGTTTTTAAACCCTTATTTCGttttagtaattaataataagcaaattATAGTTTTTTCATGTAAATCATTGCCTTATTGTTGtataaaatatcatataaatttattataatataacattaaattacCATGAAGCATATGTGATAGTGTCTAAAATTTATTAGAATATAGGAGTGTTTAGAATAGGGAGTGtttaatttcctctttttactgcagttttatCACCGAAAAATGACCTAaatcttctctctcctctgtagTTTCACGCTAAAGAGCGGTCGCAATGTCTGTGCAGATCCCAGCGTTGAGTGGGTGCAGaacatcatgaaaaaaattaatgagcGCCTGTTTAGAAGCTGGGTCCAACCTGAAGGTGGGTAATCCTCTCTccataaataacaaaattaatattcctttaaaaaatatcCTTTTATGTATCACTTTCTGTAATTGGACAGGTGGAATAAAGCTTGTTACTGTaaatctcattttaaaataacgTTTTGCTTGAATTATTCTAGTATTATTTAACTGAATGAAACTATGGCCTGTGGGCATGAAGGACACTTCTAAGGAGATATTATgtctatttctgttttattttatttaaaggcaCATTTTACattggaaaagaaaatattcaaaGACATTAAAATGTTCACAATGTCACATCTTTTATatcaagaattaaaaaaaataaataaataaataaataaaagttacgAATAGTCAAAGCTTGGTTACACGGGTGTTTAATGTATTTTCAGGGTGTGTCAATTGCTCTACTATAACGCTATTTTGTCTCATAAAAGTTGTTTATGCTAATATTATGACATCTAACTTACAAAATTAACAGCAGAACAGTAGAACCTGGACGAGACATTTGATGACAGGCGctgaaaagtatctcagaattaatgaattattctttatttttccacccaaggaatgattaaaaaagaaatataaatgaaacactgtatatactttaaatgttttaaattcttatataataccaaaataaaattaatgaatgtgCCAAAACGTGGCTGTCACCTCTGTGAGGTTTCATGGtaacactgaatttttttaagcTCTTCACCTTTCTTTAacacacatatttttaattaaaatttaagaaGCAATAAcatttgatgtaaaaaaaaaaaagaatatcatttt
This genomic interval from Pangasianodon hypophthalmus isolate fPanHyp1 chromosome 4, fPanHyp1.pri, whole genome shotgun sequence contains the following:
- the LOC128318107 gene encoding C-C motif chemokine 3-like — encoded protein: MSSRSLLLVLLVLFYLQFFTTAQNAVGPDKCCFSYQTHRIPVKVITGYKETDQRCTKPGVIFTLKSGRNVCADPSVEWVQNIMKKINERLFRSWVQPEGG